The Daucus carota subsp. sativus chromosome 9, DH1 v3.0, whole genome shotgun sequence genome window below encodes:
- the LOC108201910 gene encoding protein CURLY FLAG LEAF 1 produces the protein MVCIPKDLSKTRKQVMEEFEISSRKRKREVELEQPGEAVERPCKERNLMKPMFDIKKSLREAPLPLEWQRCLDIKSGQLYFYNTKTHKRTYSDPRMSTEPPPDSGCMSLDLKLNLNYGSAGKKHDDDNHSSSKTSRPSDDLFVDLHGDNFTSSLKRYPSWLTIEGDQREMVTAVCKKCHMLVIMCKSYPTCPNCKFVHPQN, from the exons ATGGTTTGCATTCCTAAGGACTTGTCGAAAACCCGAAAACAGGTCATGGAGGAGTTTGAGATTTCCAGCAGGAAAAGAAAGCGCGAGGTTGAGCTTGAGCAGCCTGGTGAGGCTGTTGAAAGGCCTTGCAAGGAGAGGAACCTGATGAAACCCATGTTTGATATCAAGAAGTCGCTCCGCGAGGCTCCCTTGCCTTTGGAGTGGCAGCGGTGTCTTGATATTAAG TCAGGTCAGCTATACTTCTACAACACAAAGACTCATAAGAGGACATATAGTGATCCCAGGATGAGCACCGAGCCGCCTCCTGATTCCGGCTGCATGAGCTTAGACCTTAAACTCAACCTGAATTATGGTTCAGCTGGAAAAAAACATGATGATGACAATCACAGCTCCAGCAAAACCTCCAGACCATCCGATGATCTGTTCGTGGACTTGCACGGGGACAATTTCACGAGCAGTCTCAAACGATATCCGTCGTGGTTGACAATCGAAGGGGATCAGAGGGAAATGGTGACTGCAGTGTGCAAGAAGTGTCACATGCTGGTGATCATGTGCAAGTCTTATCCAACATGTCCCAACTGCAAATTTGTGCATCCACAAAACTAA
- the LOC108202940 gene encoding uncharacterized protein LOC108202940 — protein MEAERRSSKGGFFQLFDWNAKSKKKLFSNKSALPECSNQGKENFSSSEASRLHQMNMHEVGPSPSVQGHDYNCISSVSGEEGHGTKVPGVVARLMGLESLPKKDVSELSYDSSYYDSYSFRDSHFPRTQPDTQSDHHIMDYGNTRNKLDGFSRNPVDFRMHKVQNRSIDRFQTEILPPKSARTISSTHSRLLSPIKSPGFILTKNPASIMEAASRIFEQSPQSTTKGKTSFGSPSVPLRIRDLKERLEAAQKAPQVPVQYQRTKDNNSEKCMKGQPNERGQRGLENTQLRHSVALKQGGSRSLKNKEKTPSSSRTKTNFQMREGPSWSGNRSLNRKGDNGVKPNHLEKKQVYMEKGVQRRTSASGTSDVLKQNNQKQNCASSKETICLKPQTTSCQLDRKVASSKNSSKVNKPVNKIAESSSTGSRKKNIVAADTRKETPSSNSKSFLAKKRPVSAVARNNSNAIKDVLINKDDRSVKCNVSVDGLKNWDAVDAKSGMDVVSFTFTSPIKKSLSGSQASGHFREKDSSLSVVPADDKPANVSYLSSLGLNVIGSDALSILLEEKLKELAYRVEPSDNNLVRHSQFSGPASSLHDSASSLSATDSTYAKHGKNPHLDLHKHNSEKQQDFSHSSVDGMILDAKQKWQESEDFEEISNSRNNKKTEYGQETDSPISSPTSFSGGSCNSLDSKISYTSNGNRQCSSLESYETVSFISSRHPHSLEELEFSDSASSLSVGAMERKNRACTSGYRNFEPSPNWELVYAIEVLSNADFQLDDYVLGQACLTADFFTSWENQKTGSDKAEDEYYKLEQKLVFDFLNECLEFRCEQISVGNHKAWSKLTMLFLKKDLLAEEFHREMSRLTSMKDLPTDEIVDKDMSSHYGKWVDFETEECEEVLDLGDEILSSLVDELMIDLLS, from the exons ATGGAAGCTGAGAGGCGAAGTTCAAAGGGAGGattttttcagttgtttgattGGAATGCCAAATCAAAGAAGAAGCTGTTCTCAAATAAGTCTGCATTGCCAG AATGTTCAAAccaaggaaaagaaaatttcagCAGTTCAGAGGCATCACGGCTTCATCAG ATGAATATGCATGAGGTAGGACCTAGTCCAAGTGTTCAAGGACACGATTACAATTGCATTTCATCCGTCAGTGGTGAAGAAGGGCATGGAACAAAAGTGCCTGGAGTGGTTGCTAGACTTATGGGACTTGAATCCTTGCCAAAAAAAGATGTTTCGGAGCTCTCCTATGATTCTTCATATTATGATTCTTACTCATTTCGGGATTCTCATTTCCCAAGGACTCAACCTGATACTCAAAGTGACCATCATATCATGGATTATGGTAACACAAGAAATAAGTTGGATGGATTTTCTAGGAATCCGGTAGATTTTAGGATGCACAAGGTGCAGAACAGATCAATTGATAGATTTCAAACTGAAATCTTGCCTCCAAAATCAGCTAGAACCATATCTAGTACCCACAGTAGGCTGTTGTCCCCTATTAAGAGTCCTGGATTTATTTTGACGAAGAATCCAGCTTCCATCATGGAAGCGGCCTCGAGAATATTTGAACAAAGTCCTCAATCAACTACCAAGGGTAAGACCAGCTTCGGGTCTCCGTCCGTTCCTTTAAGAATTCGCGATCTAAAAGAGAGACTAGAGGCTGCACAGAAAGCACCCCAGGTTCCTGTTCAATATCAAAGAACTAAGGACAATAATTCTGAAAAGTGTATGAAAGGACAACCTAATGAAAGGGGACAGAGAGGATTAGAAAATACACAGTTAAGGCATTCTGTAGCTCTAAAGCAAGGTGGATCAAGAAGTTTGAAGAATAAAGAGAAGACTCCTTCTTCAAGTCGAACAAAGACCAATTTTCAGATGAGAGAAGGACCGTCTTGGAGTGGTAACAGAAGTTTGAACAGAAAAGGAGATAATGGGGTCAAACCTAACCATCTTGAAAAGAAACAAGTATATATGGAAAAGGGTGTACAGAGGAGAACTTCAGCAAGCGGAACTTCTGATGTTCTTAAGCAGAATAACCAGAAGCAGAATTGTGCATCCAGCAAAGAAACAATATGTTTGAAACCTCAAACGACTTCATGCCAGCTAGACAGGAAAGTGGCGTCAAGCAAAAACTCCTCTAAAGTGAACAAACCAGTCAACAAAATTGCTGAAAGTTCTTCAACTGGTTCCAGAAAGAAGAATATTGTGGCAGCTGATACAAGAAAGGAAACCCCATCTTCTAATTCAAAAAGCTTTCTAGCAAAGAAACGACCTGTCAGTGCAGTTGCTCGTAATAACAGCAATGCTATTAAAGATGTTTTGATCAACAAAGATGATAGGTCTGTAAAATGTAATGTATCAGTTGATGGATTAAAGAATTGGGATGCAGTTGATGCAAAAAGTGGGATGGATGTCGTCTCATTTACGTTCACGTCTCCCATTAAGAAGTCACTATCAGGTTCCCAGGCATCTGGTCACTTTAGAGAAAAGGATAGCAGCCTGTCTGTTGTACCTGCTGACGATAAGCCTGCTAATGTATCATATTTATCTTCTTTGGGTTTGAATGTGATTGGTAGTGATGCTTTAAGCATATTATTGGAGGAGAAACTTAAGGAATTAGCATACAGGGTTGAACCGTCAGATAATAATTTGGTCAGACACAGTCAGTTTTCAGGTCCTGCTTCCAGCTTGCATGATTCAGCATCATCCCTCAGTGCGACAGACTCCACATATGCTAAACATGGGAAAAACCCTCACCTTGATCTGCATAAACATAATTCAGAAAAGCAACAAGACTTTAGTCACTCTTCAGTAGACGGGATGATTTTGGATGCAAAACAAAAGTGGCAG GAATCTGAAGACTTTGAAGAAATTAGCAATAGTAGAAATAACAAGAAAACTGAATATGGGCAAGAAACTGATAGTCCAATCTCAAGTCCCACTTCTTTTTCAGGTGGAAGTTGCAATTCGTTGGATAGCAAAATCAGCTATACCAGCAATG GCAACAGGCAGTGTTCATCACTTGAATCATATGAGACGGTCTCTTTCATCTCATCGCGACATCCTCATTCCCTTGAAGAACTGGAATTTTCAGATTCCGCCTCTTCCTTATCTGTCGGGGCCATGGAAAGGAAGAATAGAGCTTGTACATCAGGTTATAGAAATTTTGAGCCATCACCGAACTGGGAATTGGTATATGCTATAGAAGTACTTAGCAATGCTGACTTTCAGCTAGATGATTATGTATTGGGTCAGGCCTGTTTAACTGCAGATTTCTTTACATCCTGGGAGAATCAGAAAACTGGATCGGATAAAGCTGAGGATGAGTATTATAAACTTGAACAGAAGCTCGTCTTCGATTTCTTAAATGAATGCTTAGAATTCAGGTGTGAGCAAATATCTGTCGGAAATCACAAAGCATGGAGTAAATTGACGATGTTGTTTCTAAAGAAGGACCTCTTGGCAGAGGAATTTCATAGAGAAATGAGCAGGTTGACAAGCATGAAGGACTTACCCACGGATGAGATTGTGGACAAGGACATGAGTTCTCATTATGGAAAATGGGTCGACTTCGAAACCGAAGAATGTGAAGAAGTTTTAGATCTAGGCGATGAGATATTAAGTTCTTTAGTTGATGAATTAATGATAGATTTGTTGTCTTGA
- the LOC108203154 gene encoding uncharacterized protein LOC108203154 — translation MMKLSSFCLFLTLTLLHRVFTISQIVEATEVALTPPRGWNSYDSFCWTISEEEFLQNAVLVDKLLRPSGYEYVVVDYLWYRRLVPGAYVDSLGFDVIDAWGRMIPDPVRWPSARDGKGFTEVAKIVHMMGLKFGIHIMRGISTQAVNANTPILDIRTGKAYEESGRKWYAKDIGMKERACKWMKNGFMSVDTKLGAGRAFLRSLYQQYADWGVDYVKHDCVFGDDLDISEIRVASKFWRERNSSIIYSLSPGTGVTPTMAKEINNLVNMYRITGDDWDLWQDVASHFDISRDFAAAHMTGAKALSGKSWPDLDMLPLGWLTDPGVNHGPYRNCKLSLNEQKTQMTLWSMARSPLMFGGDMRSIDKSTIRIIAHPVLSEINSFSSNNKQFPYITSQSSSQIKYKGLNFQTRSLKNVGRSGSIGLRLTSCKDASAKGWFTRYLNNEPEQVCWKGHVGSKYQAPFCLNKRGAFSTSGEQMTFKRRYQHHFYLFAENTRKLCLSASQNRRLTSKEISRISFSPCRPHTNQLWSFDENGTLVSSYSGLCASMSKIKDNVVPMGTRSWISTGRKGEIFLALFNLNPDETTISVKMSDLSKGLPYSNWTISSCGAYEIWRDKYYGIIKKTLSVAVETHGCALFVLRCI, via the exons ATGATGAAGCTCAGTTCCTTCTGTTTGTTCCTCACTCTCACTCTTCTCCACAG GGTTTTTACTATTTCCCAAATTGTAGAAGCAACAGAGGTTGCTCTTACACCTCCTAGGGGATGGAATTCTTATGATTCATTCTGTTGGACAATTTCAGAAGAAGAGTTCCTTCAGAATGCTGTGCTTGTTGACAAGTTATTGCGGCCTTCGGGATATGAG TATGTTGTGGTGGATTACCTTTGGTATAGAAGGCTTGTGCCTGGAGCCTACGTTGATTCTCTTGGTTTTGATGTGATTGATGCATGGGGAAGAATGATCCCTGATCCGGTACGATGGCCGTCAGCTAGAGATGGGAAGGGGTTTACTGAAGTGGCCAAGATAGTTCATATGATGGGTTTGAAATTCGGGATTCATATAATGAGAGGTATAAGTACACAAGCGGTTAATGCAAACACCCCTATCCTCGACATTAGAACG GGGAAAGCTTATGAAGAATCTGGTAGGAAGTGGTACGCTAAGGATATAGGAATGAAAGAGAGGGCTTGTAAGTGGATGAAGAATGGATTCATGAGCGTTGACACAAAGTTGGGTGCTGGAAGGGCATTCTTGAGGTCGCTCTATCAACAGTATGCTGATTGGGGTGTTGACTATG TGAAGCATGACTGTGTCTTTGGTGACGACTTGGATATCAGTGAGATAAGAGTCGCTTCAAAG TTCTGGCGGGAACGTAATAGCTCAATCATATATTCCTTGTCTCCTGGAACTGGTGTCACTCCAACCATGGCAAAGGAGATAAACAATCTGGTCAACATGTATAGGATAACAGGAGATGATTGGGATTTGTGGCAAGATGTAGCATCCCATTTTGACATTTCAAG AGACTTTGCTGCTGCGCATATGACAGGAGCCAAGGCCTTGTCAGGGAAATCATGGCCCGACCTAGATATGCTGCCACTAGGATGGCTCACTGATCCAG GGGTGAACCACGGTCCATATAGAAACTGTAAACTCTCTCTAAATGAGCAGAAAACTCAG ATGACTTTGTGGTCTATGGCCAGATCCCCTCTAATGTTTGGAGGGGATATGAGAAGTATTGACAAAAGCACAATTAGAATCATTGCACATCCTGTTCTTTCGGAAATAAACTCCTTCAGCTCAAACAACAAGCAG TTTCCTTATATTACTAGTCAATCCAGCTcccaaataaaatataaaggaCTTAACTTCCAAACAAGAAGTCTGAAAAATGTGGGCAGATCAGGATCAATTGGTTTAAGGCTAACAAGCTGCAAAGATGCTTCGGCAAAAGGTTGGTTCACTAGATATCTTAATAATGAACCAGAACAAGTGTGCTGGAAAGGACACGTCGGAAGCAAATATCAGGCACCTTTTTGCCTAAACAAGAGAGGAGCTTTTTCTACATC GGGCGAGCAGATGACCTTCAAGCGCAGATATCAACACCATTTTTATCTGTTTGCAGAAAACACAAGAAAACTTTGCTTGAGTGCTTCTCAAAACCGGAGGCTTACTTCAAAAGAGATCTCGCGAATCTCATTTTCACCCTGCAGACCGCATACAAACCAA TTGTGGAGTTTTGACGAGAATGGAACTCTTGTTAGCAGTTATTCTGGTTTATGTGCATCTATGTCCAAAATTAAAG ATAATGTCGTTCCCATGGGAACCCGATCTTGGATTTCTACCGGAAGGAAAG GTGAAATATTTCTTGCTTTGTTCAATTTAAATCCCGATGAAACCACCATATCGGTGAAGATGTCAGACCTGTCGAAGGGACTTCCATACAGTAACTGGACCATTTCCTCATGCGGTGCCTATGAAATATGGAGAGataaatattatggaattataaaGAAGACATTATCAGTAGCAGTCGAAACTCATGGATGTGCACTATTTGTGTTGAGATGTATATAA